The genome window TTCGAGGTGCGCGGGCCTGAGCTCGTTGCGCGGTTCAGCCCGAACGGTTACGTACCTCCGTCACGCGCGGGGTACGATCTGACCCCGCTTCAGCAGGAGATTCTGGAGGTGCTCGCGAGAGAAGGCGGTCTTTCTTCCGATCGGCTTCGGCCGTTCCTCTCGCAGAAAATCTCCGACTTCAAGGCCTTGGCGGAACTTCGCACGCTCGTTCATCTCGGCCTGGTACGGAAGGTGGGAGTTACGCGCGGGGTACGCTGGATCGTCGCAGCGTGACCGCCTCGCGCGAGGACGCGGGAAGTCGCACATTCCGAGGTATTCCGAGGTATTCCGAGGTATTCCGAGGAAACTCCCATCTGAAGAGTAGATTCCCATGCGACGCATCGCCCAACGCCGGCCGCTTTCCGAGAACCCGCGCGAGTTCGTGCTGGCGGCGCTGCTGTTCACCACGGGCGCGGTGCTGCTGGCGGGGTTCGGGGTGACGACGCTGGCGGGGAGCGCGTACTCCGACAGCGACCTGCGGGGCGCGGACTTCGCCTACCAGGCGATCGGGTGGGGGAAGTACGTGGCCGGGCTGACGCTGCTCTGGCTGGGCGACCGGGCGACGCTGCACCGCGGGTACATCGGGTGGAAGCGGGTGGCGCTGCTCTGGATGCCGCTGGTGCTGTTCATCTTCTACTCGTACCTGCAGTGGATGGTGATCGGGGACGCGCGCATCCACTACCTCCAGCGCACGGACCACTGGGGCGGCGGCTTCTCGGGCTCGGTGCTCTTCATGGCGTTCGTCTACCCCGTCGCCATCGCGGTCGCGGCGGTGAACGCGCTGTGGATCCAGCGGCGGCAGCTCCGGGTGGCGCTGTAGCGGGCGAAACATCCTGTACCTCGCGCAGAGACGCAGAGCCGCGGAGAACGACGATCGGTTCTCCGCGGCTCTGCTTCTCAGCGTGAAACCCGTCTTCTCAGCCCGGGTGGTGCATCGTCCCGTGCTCGTGCGCCGGGGCGGGAGAGGCCGGCGCGGGCGGGGGACTCGCGGCGGCGGCCTGGGCGACGACGTCCGGGGCGTGCTCGGACTCGGCGGCGGAAGTGCAGGCGGCGGCGTACGCATCTCCCGCCTTCGCGCAGGCGGCGCGGATGGCGGCGGGGGCGGGGTCGATCCACGCGAGGCGCTCGCCGACGGCGCGGTAGCATCCCTCCTTCTCCGCCGATGGCACCTGCGCGCAGAAGGCGAACGCGGGCTCGGCCTTCCACTCCTTGTCGACGAAGAACTCCACCGCGCCGGCCAGGCAGTCGCCCGTGTAGGCGGCGCCGGCCTGGCGGCAGATGCGCACCACTCGCAGCGGCTGGGTGGGCATCCGCCCCATGGTCTGCTTCCCCAGCCCGCGGAAGCAGGCGGCGGCGGAGGCGGCGGGGGCCCGGTCGCAGGCGCGGACCACGCGGTCCATGTCTCCCCCGAACGAGACGAAGAAGACGACGGGCTGGTACGCCCAGCACGAGGGCTGGTGCCCCGCGGCGGCGATGCTGTCGCAGGGGAACCAGGGATCGTCCGCCTTCAGCAGCTTGCGGTCGGCGGCGGCGTGGGCGTGGTGCCCGGCCATCGCGTCGCCCACGTTCACGTCCATCGTCCCCATCCCGTGCACCACGTTCTCCATGAACGCGCCGTCGTAGCACTCGCGCCGCGCGAGGCCCGCGGGGAGCACCGCGTCGCAATCCCCCAGCGTGGCGAAGAGGTCGTGCGCGCGCACGCCCATGAGCCCGTGCCCCATCCCGTGCGCGCACTCGCGGAAGGCGTACGGCGGCATCGCGCGCACCGCGGCCGAGGTGCACGCGCCCCGCAGCGAGGCGACGTCGCCCGCGCGCCGGATGGACATGTAGCCCTCCAGCACGCCGTGGTAGCAGCCGGAGAGGAAGGTGGGCCGGCACTCCGCGAACACCGCCAGGTCGTAGCCGCGCCGCGCGACGGCGAAGCGGCCCAGCCCGTGCGCGATCGCGTGCCCCTGCAGCTCCAGCTGCGGGTCGGCGCGGGTGAGCACGGAAAGGCTGTCGAGCGCCTGCCGCACCCCCGCGTCGCGGGCGACCAGGAAGACGGAGGCGATGTTCAGGTCGCGGTCGCCGACGCTGGCCCAGTCGACCGCGGCGTGGCCCGCGTGCGCGGCCGACGACTGCGCGTGGCTGCCGCCGCGGCAGGCGGTGGCGGCCGGCACCAGCGCGAGCGCGGCGCATGCCAGGCGAAGGAGACGGCAGAGGGGACGCATGGCGGATGCGTGTTCACGAAGCGGTGCACGGCGCGCCCAAGTCGTTGGGCCGCAACCGGAAGAAGGGTGGGAGCCGAAAGGTATCCGCGCCGCCGCCGCGCGGGCAAGCGCCGCCGCCCCCTTGGACTTTGCGCGCGCGGTCGCCATACTGCGCAAACCCGATGCATCCGCGCGGCCGCCCGGCCCGTACGCGCATCGGGCCCTGCGGAATCCCGGACGCTTGAGGACGCCCACCCGAACCGCTAAGTTTGAGACACGTATGGGAGCCCAACAGATCGCAGGGCAGGTTTCGGCCGAGGACCTCACCGCGGTGATGGACTCGCTCCGGTCGCTGGTGCGGGCGCTGCGGATCTCCACCCGCGCGGTGGAGAAGGAGATCGGGATCAGCGGCGCGCAGCTGTTCGTGCTGCAGCAGCTGCAGGACGCGCCGGCGCGCTCGGTGAACGAGCTGGCCGAGCGCACCAGCACCCACCAGAGCTCGGTCTCCACCGTGGTGTCGCGGCTGGTGGAGCGGGGGATGGTGAAGCGCGAGCCCAGCGCCGACGACGCGCGGCGGATGGAGATCTCCATCACCGAGCGCGGCCTGGCGCTGCTGGGCGCGGCGCCGCGGACGGCGCAGATCCGGATGATGGAGGCGCTCCGGCGCATGCCGCAGCCGCGGCTGCACGAGCTGGCCGAGGCGCTGGAGACGCTGGTGCGCGACGCGGGGTTCGCGGGCGAGGGGGCCCCCATGTTCTTCGAGGACGAGGGTCCCGGGGATGGCTGAACGGTAGCTAAAGGATGGCGGACGGATGCCGGAGCGGGTGGAAGCAAGCGCCACGGGCGATGGGCTGGCGGTGGCGCCGTCGATGGGCCCCGCGCTGGCGTCGGTGCGCGCGCCGCGGGTGCATCCGCGGGTGGACCGGCGCACGGTGGCGATCTGCGGGGTGGCCATCGCCGTGGCCATCGCGGCGGGGTTCATCGCCGAGCTGCTGACGCGGCTCATCGGGCTCATCACCAACCTGGCCTTCTACGGGCGCGCCGAGGCGCGCTTCGTCTCGCCCGCGGGGAACCACCTGGGTGCGTGGGTGATCCTGGTCCCCATCGCCGGCGCGCTGGTGGTGGGGGTGATGGCGCGCTGGGGCTCGGCCGCCATTCGCGGGCACGGGATCCCGGAGGTGATGGAGAAGGTGCTGCACGGCGAAAGCCGCATCCCCCCGCGGGTGATGTTCCTGAAGCCGCTCTCGGCCGCGGTGGCCATCGGCACCGGCGGCCCGTTCGGCGCCGAGGGGCCCATCATCGCCACCGGCGGGGCGCTGGGCTCCATCGTGGGCCAGGTGCTCCGCATCACCACCGACGAGCGCAAGACGCTGCTGGCCGCCGGGGCCGCGGCGGGGATGGCGGCCACCTTCGGCTCCCCCGTCTCCGCCGTCCTTCTCGCCGTAGAGCTCCTCCTCTTCGAATACCGCGCGCGCTCCGTCATTCCCGTGGCCCTCGCGGCCGCGGCGGCCACGGGGGTGCGGATGGCGCTGATGGGCTCGGCGCCGGTGTTCCCCATGCCGGTCGTCGCGCAGCCGGGCGGGGCGGCGCTGGCGGCCTACGTGGTTTTGGGCGCGGTGATCGGCCTGCTCGCGGCGGGGATCACGCGGCTGGTGTACGCGGTGGAGGACGCGTTCGAGCGCATCCCGCTGCACTGGATGTGGTGGCCGGCCATCGGCGCGGTGGCGGTGGGGGTGATCGGGTGGATGGAGCCGCGCACGCTGGGGGTGGGCTACTCCAACATCGACCAGATCCTGTCCGGGGGGATCGTGGGGCGCGCGCTGATCGTGCTGGTGGTGCTGAAGTTCGTTTCCTGGTCGGTGTACCTGGGAAGCGGGACGAGCGGGGGGACGCTGGCGCCGCTCTTCACCATCGGCGGCGGGGCGGGGGCGGCGATCGGCGCGGTGACGGCGGCGGCGGTCCCCGCGCTGGGGGTGGACCCGCACGTTGCCGCGCTGGTGGGGATGGCGGCCATCTTCGCCGGGGCCAGCCACGCGCTGCTGGCGTCGGTGGTCTTCGCCTTCGAGACCACGCGCCAGCCGCTGGGGCTCCTGCCGCTCCTGGCCGGATGCAGCGCTGCGTACCTCGTCTCGCTGCTGGTGAGCCGCAACTCCATCATGACCGAGAAGCTGGCGCGGCGCGGCACCGAGGCGGGCACCGAGTTCGTGAGCGACTACCTGCGCCACGTGCGCGTGGGCGACGTGGCCGCGCGCGAGGTGGTGACGCTGCAAGCGGGGGAGACGCTGGAGCGGGTGCGCGCCTGGCTGGGCACGCACGGGCCGGGGACGTCGCACCAGGGCTTTCCCGTGGTCGATGCGGACGGTCGCCTGGCGGGCGTGGTGACGCGCCGCGACCTGCTGGATGCGGACGCGCCGGGCGAGCGGCGCATCGGCGAGCTGGTGCGGCGCGCGCCGGTGGTGGCGTACGAGGACAACTCGCTGCGCGAGGCGGCGGACCACATGGTGGGCGAGGGGGTCGGCCGGCTGGTGGTGGTCTCGCGCGAAGACCCGGGCGAGCTGCTGGGGATCATCTCCCGCAGCGACCTGCTGAACGCGCACGCCCGCCGCATCGAGGCGTCGCGCCGCGCCCGCGTGGTGCTGCGCCGCCCCGTCCGCCGCCGCCGCGGCACGCCGTCCGACCGTCGCGCGGACGTGCCGGTGGAGCGGTAGCCTGGCGAGAGTCAGCCGTGCTGCGCGTGGCCCCAAGACGTCATCCTGAGGCCGGCCACAGTGTAACTTTTATCCACCCAGATGGTTGCAGGCCGAAGGATCTATAACCAGGGTCGCACGTGAGCTGGGGAGACTCGCTGTTGTCTCCGGTTCTGCCGGTCAGGGGGATGGAGAGCAAAAGAAGATGGGCCCCGGGCTGCGGCTCGGGGCCTTTGGTTTTGTGCTCGGAGATGCTGGAAAGGCGAATGAATTCGCGGCAACAACTGCACAAAGTCCCTTCGGGACTGCGGCCTTGGCATCCCCGCGCTCGATAAAGATTCGTGTGGCCCTGGATCTCAACTTGTGGGGGATGATGCGGTGGCGCGGAGGGCGGGGGTGGGGTCGATCATCATCCACCCGATGATCCCGCTGGCGGCGGCCATCGCGGCGGCCACCAGCATCACCACGCGGAAGGCGTGCACGAAGGCCTCGTCCACCGCGCGGTCAGCGGCGGCGCGGACGGCGGGCGGGGCGCCGGGCGGCGCCGCGGCGGCGGCCAGGCGGACGTGCTGCGCCTCGACCGCGCGGCCCACATCGGCGGGGACGCGGTTGGCGGCGAGGCGATCAGGGAGCGCGCCGCCGAACGCACCGATGGCCACCAGCCCGAACGCGGCGATGGAGAGGAGCCCGGCGGCGCGCGAGACGGCGTTGTTGATCCCCGAGGCGACCCCGGCGTGGCGCGACTCCACCGCGCCCATCACCGCCGTCGTCAGCGGCGCCACCGCAATGGACATTCCCGCGCCCAGCACCACCACGGCGGGGAAGAAGGTGGTCCAGTAGCTCCCGCCGATCCCCGGCAGCGCGAAGAGCGCGAACCCCGCCGCGGCCACCATCGGCCCCACGGTCAGCGGGAGCCGCGCGCCGAAGCGGTCCACCAGCCCGCCAGACCAGCGCGACAGCACCGACATCAGCACGATGAAGGGGAGGAAGGCGGCGCCCGCGGCGGCGGGGCCGTAGCCCTGCACGTCGATCAGGTCGAAGGGGATGAAGAACATCGCCCCGCCGAGCGCCGCGTACAGCAGCAGCGTCAGCAGGTTGGCGCCGGTGAAGGTGCGCGAGCGGAAGAGCCCGGGCGGCACCATCGGTGCGCGGGAGCGGTGCTCGACAGCGACGAAGCCGGCGAGCGCCGCCGCCCCGCCCGCGATCCCGCCCAGCACCAGCGGCGAGGTCCAGCCGCGGTGCGCGGACTCTACCAGCCCCAGCGTCACCCCGCCCAGGCCGAGCGTCGTCAGCACGGCGCCGGCCACGTCGAGCGGGGCGTGCGCCGCCTCGTCGTCGCGGCTCTCGGGGACGCGCAGCAGGATCGCCAGCACCGCCGCGGCCATGGGAACGTTCACGAAGAAGATCCATCGCCACGACGCGCTCTGCACCAGCCATCCGCCCAGCACCGGCCCCAGCCCCGCCGCGATGGCCGTCCCCCCCGACCAGGTGCCGATGGCGCGGCCACGCTGCTCGGGCGTGAAGGAGGCGCTGATCAGCGCCAGGCTTCCCGGCACCAGCAGCGCCCCGCCCACGCCCTGCACCGCGCGCGCGGCCACCAGCCACGCCAGCGACGGCGCCAGCCCGCACGCCACGGAGGCGAGGCCGAACACGCCCACGCCGATGGCGAACACGCGCTTGCGCCCGTAGCGGTCCCCCAGCGACCCGCCGACCAGGAGGAGCGCCGAGAGGAGGAGCGCGTAGGCCTCCACCACCCACTGCACCCCCGCCACGTCGGCCCGCAGTGCGCGCTGCAGCACCGGCAGCGCCACGTTCACCACCGTGCCGTCGATGAACGCCATGCTGGAGCCCAGCATCGCCGCCACCAGCACCCATGTGCCCGCGCGCGGCCCGGCCGCGGCGGAGACGCCGCGCGCGGGCGCATCCCCGGCGCGGATCACGCCCTCGTCGCACGGCGCGCGGACGGCGGTGGTGCTCATCGCTGCGCTGCCTCGCCCACCGCCCACCTCCGCCACGCGAGAGTCTGTCCCTGGGAGAGCGACGAAGGTAGGCGGGCGATCGCGGGGGCAGCAAGGAAACAGATCGCGCGAAGAGCCCGTTCACTTTCGCGATGTGCGTCCGCGGTGTAGGATTCGCCCCCTTCCGTCCATGCGCACCCCGATCATCTCTCCCGCGGCCCATGCCCCGATTCGACGACTACGTGATATTTGGCGACGAGAGCGGCGACCACGGGATGGAATCCATCGATCCCAACTACCCGATGTTCGTGCTGCCGCTGTGCGTCTTCGACAAGCAGAGCTACGCCTGCGCGGCCATCCCCGCGGTGACGGCGCTGAAGTTCCGCCACTTCGGCCACGACCAGGTGATCCTGCACGAGACCGACATCCGCAAGAACCGCGGGCCGTTCGCCATGCTGCGGGACCCGACGCGCCGCGACGGCTTCCTGGAGGATCTGAACGAACGGATGCGAACGGTGGAGTTCCGGATCATCGCCAGCGCCATCCGCAAGGAGCAGCACCGGCAGCGCTATCCGCAGCCGCCGAACCCGTATCACGTGGCGATGGGCTTCGGGCTGGAGCGTGCCTACCTGGAGCTGCGCGGACTTGGATGCAGAGACGGGAC of Longimicrobium sp. contains these proteins:
- a CDS encoding MarR family winged helix-turn-helix transcriptional regulator → MGAQQIAGQVSAEDLTAVMDSLRSLVRALRISTRAVEKEIGISGAQLFVLQQLQDAPARSVNELAERTSTHQSSVSTVVSRLVERGMVKREPSADDARRMEISITERGLALLGAAPRTAQIRMMEALRRMPQPRLHELAEALETLVRDAGFAGEGAPMFFEDEGPGDG
- a CDS encoding chloride channel protein, coding for MPERVEASATGDGLAVAPSMGPALASVRAPRVHPRVDRRTVAICGVAIAVAIAAGFIAELLTRLIGLITNLAFYGRAEARFVSPAGNHLGAWVILVPIAGALVVGVMARWGSAAIRGHGIPEVMEKVLHGESRIPPRVMFLKPLSAAVAIGTGGPFGAEGPIIATGGALGSIVGQVLRITTDERKTLLAAGAAAGMAATFGSPVSAVLLAVELLLFEYRARSVIPVALAAAAATGVRMALMGSAPVFPMPVVAQPGGAALAAYVVLGAVIGLLAAGITRLVYAVEDAFERIPLHWMWWPAIGAVAVGVIGWMEPRTLGVGYSNIDQILSGGIVGRALIVLVVLKFVSWSVYLGSGTSGGTLAPLFTIGGGAGAAIGAVTAAAVPALGVDPHVAALVGMAAIFAGASHALLASVVFAFETTRQPLGLLPLLAGCSAAYLVSLLVSRNSIMTEKLARRGTEAGTEFVSDYLRHVRVGDVAAREVVTLQAGETLERVRAWLGTHGPGTSHQGFPVVDADGRLAGVVTRRDLLDADAPGERRIGELVRRAPVVAYEDNSLREAADHMVGEGVGRLVVVSREDPGELLGIISRSDLLNAHARRIEASRRARVVLRRPVRRRRGTPSDRRADVPVER
- a CDS encoding MFS transporter, which codes for MSTTAVRAPCDEGVIRAGDAPARGVSAAAGPRAGTWVLVAAMLGSSMAFIDGTVVNVALPVLQRALRADVAGVQWVVEAYALLLSALLLVGGSLGDRYGRKRVFAIGVGVFGLASVACGLAPSLAWLVAARAVQGVGGALLVPGSLALISASFTPEQRGRAIGTWSGGTAIAAGLGPVLGGWLVQSASWRWIFFVNVPMAAAVLAILLRVPESRDDEAAHAPLDVAGAVLTTLGLGGVTLGLVESAHRGWTSPLVLGGIAGGAAALAGFVAVEHRSRAPMVPPGLFRSRTFTGANLLTLLLYAALGGAMFFIPFDLIDVQGYGPAAAGAAFLPFIVLMSVLSRWSGGLVDRFGARLPLTVGPMVAAAGFALFALPGIGGSYWTTFFPAVVVLGAGMSIAVAPLTTAVMGAVESRHAGVASGINNAVSRAAGLLSIAAFGLVAIGAFGGALPDRLAANRVPADVGRAVEAQHVRLAAAAAPPGAPPAVRAAADRAVDEAFVHAFRVVMLVAAAMAAASGIIGWMMIDPTPALRATASSPTS
- a CDS encoding DUF3800 domain-containing protein, whose protein sequence is MPRFDDYVIFGDESGDHGMESIDPNYPMFVLPLCVFDKQSYACAAIPAVTALKFRHFGHDQVILHETDIRKNRGPFAMLRDPTRRDGFLEDLNERMRTVEFRIIASAIRKEQHRQRYPQPPNPYHVAMGFGLERAYLELRGLGCRDGTTHILFERRGAREDADLEAEFRRICGGANATGKKLPFELVMCDKRCNSAGLQLADLVARPIGRKILAPGQPNRAYDIIHPKFRRSPDGRVTGWGLKVFP